Genomic segment of Paenibacillaceae bacterium GAS479:
TGCTGAGCACTGCGCTGCCCTGGGAAAACGGAAAGCGTATCCTGCTGCTGCTCGTAAGCGACGCCTAGTCCATCCAGCTCCGATTTCAAGCTCTCCAGCTCCTCCGAGCCCAGCATTATCCGCTCCGGCCCCGCAAGCTGCCGCTTGATTTTATCGGGTGTACCGAGCACCGCGATTCGTCCGCCGGTCACCATGCAGACGCGATCCGCTTCTTCCGCTTCCTCCAAATAGTGCGTAGTCAGAAACACGGTCAGATTTTCCTCTTGGCGAAGCTGCTTCAGATAAGTCCATATCGATTGACGCGCTGATGCATCAAGCCCTTGGGTCGGTTCGTCCAGGAACAGAATTTGCGGTTTATGAATCAGACTGCGCATAATTTCCAGCTTGCGCTTCATGCCGCCGGAAAACCCTCTCGTTTTGCGGAATAGATTATCCTTCAGGCCAACGACCTCCGCCAGCTCTTCTACCCTTTTGCGGTATGCCGCCGGCATCATCCGGTACAACGGTCGATACGGAAACACGCCATATATGCTGGCATGCAGCCGAATGTTCTCCTCAGCGGTCAGATCGAGATCCAGACTGGGGTTCTGAAAAATAATGCCAACATTCCGTCGCACCTGCGCCGCATCCTTCTCAATGTCCCAACCCGCTATGCGCACGCTTCCTGCGGATTTGGTGAGGGTAGTTGTGAGAATGCTGATCGTCGTCGTTTTCCCGGCTCCATTCGGCCCAAGAAGTGCGAAAAACTCACCTTTTCCGACTTCAAAACTAATCCCGTCTACTGCCGGCTTTTCGGCTTTGCGATATTTTTTGACTAATTGATTCACTTCAATGACAGATTCCATTTGTTGTGCCTCCTTGTTTTCTGAAGCCTGCGAGAGCGCTCGCCCGCACTGCTCGCGGCTGAATGGAACCATCATATCCCATCAATGTGAACCGAATATGTCTTGAAGTGATGTTGAGCCGGTTGG
This window contains:
- a CDS encoding ABC-2 type transport system ATP-binding protein gives rise to the protein MESVIEVNQLVKKYRKAEKPAVDGISFEVGKGEFFALLGPNGAGKTTTISILTTTLTKSAGSVRIAGWDIEKDAAQVRRNVGIIFQNPSLDLDLTAEENIRLHASIYGVFPYRPLYRMMPAAYRKRVEELAEVVGLKDNLFRKTRGFSGGMKRKLEIMRSLIHKPQILFLDEPTQGLDASARQSIWTYLKQLRQEENLTVFLTTHYLEEAEEADRVCMVTGGRIAVLGTPDKIKRQLAGPERIMLGSEELESLKSELDGLGVAYEQQQDTLSVFPGQRSAQQIVSGIRTPLNRLDIRQPTLEEAYLSLIQGGEAV